GGTCCACGAGGAAGAGCATGTCGACTTCCTCGAAATCCAGATCGACCTCTACGACCGGCTTGGCAAGGAAAACTACGAGCAGTCCCAGACCTGAGACACCCCGTCACGCGGCGCAGGGGCAGCGGACTCTGGTTCGGTGGGTGGTGGAGTCAGAAGGGCTTCACCACCGCCAGGATCACAATGGCCACCAGCAGCAGCACCGGCGCCTCGTTGAATATCCGATACCAGACGTGACCGTGGCTGTTGGCATCATCCCGGAAGCGGCGCAGCAGCGCGCCGCACCACAGGTGATACCCCACCAGCAGCACCACCAGCGCCAGTTTGGCGTGCATCCATCCCTGTGTGAGCCACCCCGGGTTCAGCCACAGCAGTGCCAGGCCGAGCGCGATGGCCACCACGGCGCTGGGGTTCATGATGCCCCGGTAGAGCTTGCGCTCCATGGTCTTGAAACGCTCGCGGCCCGCCTCGTCCTCGGCCATGGCGTGGTAGACGAACAGGCGCGGCAGGTAGAAGATCGCAGCGAACCAGGTCACTACGGCGATGAGGTGGAAGGCCTTGATCCAGAGGTAGGTCATGGCGTGGTTACGCGTCCCCCGGCTCGGTCACTGGCTGGCCGGGTACCAGCCCGGTCAGGCGTTCGCGCATGCGCTCCACGTCCACCATGCCCAGGCGGCGTTGCAGGATTTCGCCGTCGGGGCCGATGAGGAACGTGGTCGGCGTCAGCCGGATCTCGCCGAACGCACGGGCGATGCTGCCGTCCCGGTCCAGGACCACGCGGTAGGGGAGTTCACGGTCGTCCACCATGGCGCGTACCTGCTCCGGCGGGTCGTACTCCATCGCCACGGCGATGATCTCGAAGCCCTGGTCGGCGAACTCCGCGTATAGGTCCTTGAAGTGCGGGATCTCCTCGACACAACTGGCACAGGTAGTGGCCCAGAAAGCAACGACGGTGGGTTGGCCACGGAGATCACTCAGGGCAAAGCGGTCGCCGTCCAGGGTCTCCAGCCGTACCTCGGGCGCCCGCTCCGCCTGCCAGGGGGCGAGCCACACCAGTGCTGCCATCGCAATCACCGCGACCCCGACGAGGCCGGCCCAGATATCCTTGCGTTTGGTCATGATCCCGTGTCCCGAGAGAGCGTGGTGGGGATTCTACAGCGGCGCCTGCGGCGGCGGCCACAGGTCTTGTCAGTCTCTGCTTGAGACCGGCGCCGGGCGTTGCGGTTCCCTCGGAGCGGCCGCCGCCGTAAAATCATCACCCCGGTGCGCGTTCGCGCCCCCAGCGACGGCCAGGAGTGGCTCATGATTACCGTAGGCATCGTCGGCGGTACCGGTTACACCGGTGCAGAACTCTTGCGGCTGCTGGCCGGCCACCCGCAGGTCAGCGTGCGTGCCATTACCTCCCGGGGCAACGCCGGCACCCGCGTGGACGCGATGTTCCCGGGGTTGCGTGGCCATGTGGATCTCCAGTTCACGGAGCCGGAGGTGGGCGAGCTTGCGGCGTGTGATCTGGTGTTCTTCGCCACGCCCAACGGCACGGCCATGGGCATGGCGCCGGAGCTCGTCGCTGCCGGCGTCCGCGTGGTCGATCTCGGGGCAGACTTTCGCCTGCGGGATGCGGCTTCGTGGGAGCGCTGGTATGGCATGGCGCATGCTTGCCCCGAACTCCTGGAGGAAGCGGTATACGGTCTGCCGGAGATGTACCGTTCGCGGATCGTTGGCGCGCGCCTGGTCGCCAACCCCGGCTGCTACCCCACCGCCGTAGCGCTCGGCTGGCTGCCTCTGGTGGAAGCGGGCCATGTGGATGTCCAGTCCCTGGTGGCTGACTGCAAGTCCGGAGTCTCCGGCGCCGGACGCAAGGCCCAGGTGCCGACCCTGTTCGGCGAGGCCAACGAGAACCTGCGCGCCTACGGCGCCGACGGCCACCGCCATTTGCCGGAGATCCGGCAGACCCTGGAAGCCGCTGTCGGTGGCAGCGTGGGCCTGACATTCCTGCCGCATCTCATTCCCATGACCCGTGGCATGCAGGCAAGCCTCTACGCGCCGCTGAACATTCCGGCGGATGAGTTGCAGTCGCTGTACGAGGCGCGTTACGCGGACGAGCCCTTCGTCGATGTGCTCCCCGCCGGCAGCCATCCGGAAACCCGCACGGTGCGTGGCACCAACCTCTGTCGCATTGCCGTCCACCCGCCCCAGGACGGTCGTACAGCCATCGTGCTGTCGGTGATCGACAACCTCACCAAGGGAGCGGCCAGTCAGGCGGTGCAGAACATGAATCTCATGTGCGGTCTGCCCGAGGCCGCCGGACTGGAAGGGGTTCCTGTCCTCCCCTGAGTGCCCGGGGGCCAAGTTGACGGCCCCCCGCTGCCGGGAGGACAATGGGTCTGGCTGGGTTGCTGCGCGCGCCATCCTCGTTCGGACGCCGCAGTGACGACATTGCCCGATGCGATCCATCTCCCGGAGGCCCGAAACCATGGCGGAAGCAGCACTCGAACAGGATGCCCCGCTGGTCTTTACCGACAGTGCGGCGAACAAGGTGCGTGAACTTCTGGACGAGGAGAACAACGACTCGTTGAAGCTGCGCGTCTACGTTGCCGGTGGGGGCTGCTCCGGATTCCAGTACGGTTTCACCTTCGACGACAACGTCGAGGACGGCGATACCGCCATGGAGAAGAACGGCGTCACCCTGCTCGTGGATCCCATGAGCGTGCAGTACCTCGAGGGCGCCGAGATCGACTATGTCGAGGGCATCGAAGGTGCCCAGTTCGTGATCCGCAATCCCAACGCCACCACCACCTGCGGTTGCGGCTCCTCTTTCGCCGTCTGATCCGGAGGGCAGCTCAGCGCTGCCCCTGGCCGATGCCGCCGGGATAGATGCCGCCCAGCGGCACGGGCGAGTCAGCCCCGGTGACCTCGGGGATGTTGCCTGCTTGTCCCTGCAGGGTGGCGTGGGCGAGCCATGCGAACCCCGCTGCCTCCACCCAGTCCGGGGCGATGCCGTGGTCTGCCGTGGATTCCACGACCACGCCGGGCAGATTGCGGCCGAGGCGCTGCATGAGATCCCAGTTCCGCGCTCCGCCGCCACACACCAGTAGTCGTTCCGCCCGGGGCAAGGCCTCGTGCAGAGCGTCGGCAATGGTGCCGGCCGTGAGCTCCGCCAGTGTTGCCTGCACCGTGGCCGGTGCATGCCCCTCCAGGCCCGCGCCTGCAAGCCACTGCGCATTGAAGTACTCGCGCCCCGTGCTCTTCGGTGGCGACCGGCGGAAATACGGGTCGTCCCGTAGCCGCGCCAGGAGGTCCGGGTCCGCATTTGCCTGCGCCGCCCAGCCGCCGTCGGCATCGTAGTTCCCCTGCCCCTGCTGCCGGCACCAGGTGTCCAGCAGCACATTGCCGGGGCCGGTGTCGAAGCCCGTGACCGGCGTGGCGTCGGCGGGCAGGCAGGTGATGTTGGCGATGCCGCCGATGTTGACCACGGCCCGGCGTTCCGTCGCCGAAGCGAAGAATGCCCGGTGGAACGCCGGCGCCAGCGGTGCACCCTGACCGCCTGCGGCCATGTCGCGACGGCGGAAGTCGGCAACCACGGTGATGCCCGTGCGCTGGGCGATGCGGTTGGGATCACCGGCCTGCAGGGTGGTCCGGTTTTCGGCGTCCGGCGCATGCCAGAGCGTCTGCCCATGGCTGCCGATGGCCCGCACCTGGCTTCCAGCGACGCCGGCCCGGTCCAGCAGCTCCGTTGCCGCATTCGCCAGGACTTCGCCCAGGCGGGCATCCAGGTCCAGCAACTCCGTCAGTCCGGTTCCGGCGTGGACCGCCAGGAGTTGCTGGCGCAACGGGTCTGGCAGCGGGGAGCCATGTGTTGCGACCAGCCTGGGCACGGC
The DNA window shown above is from Aquisalimonas sp. 2447 and carries:
- the hemJ gene encoding protoporphyrinogen oxidase HemJ gives rise to the protein MTYLWIKAFHLIAVVTWFAAIFYLPRLFVYHAMAEDEAGRERFKTMERKLYRGIMNPSAVVAIALGLALLWLNPGWLTQGWMHAKLALVVLLVGYHLWCGALLRRFRDDANSHGHVWYRIFNEAPVLLLVAIVILAVVKPF
- a CDS encoding peroxiredoxin produces the protein MTKRKDIWAGLVGVAVIAMAALVWLAPWQAERAPEVRLETLDGDRFALSDLRGQPTVVAFWATTCASCVEEIPHFKDLYAEFADQGFEIIAVAMEYDPPEQVRAMVDDRELPYRVVLDRDGSIARAFGEIRLTPTTFLIGPDGEILQRRLGMVDVERMRERLTGLVPGQPVTEPGDA
- the argC gene encoding N-acetyl-gamma-glutamyl-phosphate reductase, giving the protein MITVGIVGGTGYTGAELLRLLAGHPQVSVRAITSRGNAGTRVDAMFPGLRGHVDLQFTEPEVGELAACDLVFFATPNGTAMGMAPELVAAGVRVVDLGADFRLRDAASWERWYGMAHACPELLEEAVYGLPEMYRSRIVGARLVANPGCYPTAVALGWLPLVEAGHVDVQSLVADCKSGVSGAGRKAQVPTLFGEANENLRAYGADGHRHLPEIRQTLEAAVGGSVGLTFLPHLIPMTRGMQASLYAPLNIPADELQSLYEARYADEPFVDVLPAGSHPETRTVRGTNLCRIAVHPPQDGRTAIVLSVIDNLTKGAASQAVQNMNLMCGLPEAAGLEGVPVLP
- the erpA gene encoding iron-sulfur cluster insertion protein ErpA; translated protein: MAEAALEQDAPLVFTDSAANKVRELLDEENNDSLKLRVYVAGGGCSGFQYGFTFDDNVEDGDTAMEKNGVTLLVDPMSVQYLEGAEIDYVEGIEGAQFVIRNPNATTTCGCGSSFAV
- a CDS encoding anhydro-N-acetylmuramic acid kinase, which codes for MGPRTYIGLMTGTSMDAVDAALVDLNDAVPRLVATHGSPLPDPLRQQLLAVHAGTGLTELLDLDARLGEVLANAATELLDRAGVAGSQVRAIGSHGQTLWHAPDAENRTTLQAGDPNRIAQRTGITVVADFRRRDMAAGGQGAPLAPAFHRAFFASATERRAVVNIGGIANITCLPADATPVTGFDTGPGNVLLDTWCRQQGQGNYDADGGWAAQANADPDLLARLRDDPYFRRSPPKSTGREYFNAQWLAGAGLEGHAPATVQATLAELTAGTIADALHEALPRAERLLVCGGGARNWDLMQRLGRNLPGVVVESTADHGIAPDWVEAAGFAWLAHATLQGQAGNIPEVTGADSPVPLGGIYPGGIGQGQR